The genomic interval CGCGGGCAAAACGGTCCCGGGGGATTTTGCCAATATACGACTGGATTCCCTCGCGGGGGTAACCTTTCGTGGTACACTGCTCAATGGGAATAAGATGTAAGGAGGTTGCATATGCCCTGGAGATTGATTTTTGTTGTGCTGCTAATTGGGATTGTTCTCTTTTTTGTGGGATTCAATATAGAAAACCGGGCAGATGTTTCCTTTGGTTTTCATGTTTTTTCCCAGGTCCCGATATTCATCAGCCTGTTTGTAGCGTTTCTTGCCGGTATCCTTGTAATGCTGCCTTTTACATTCGGTTTCCGGCATAAACGCAAGATTAAAGACAAATTAAAGCGGGAAAAGACAGAGAAAAAAGAGAGGCTCCCCAAACCTGAAGGAAAAAAAAACAAGGACCTCGGGTCGATTATATACGAAGAATCCGGACCCGGCTCTGATTCAGAGACGAAGAACGGATAGTGACCGCTTTTTTCCGGGTTCTATAAGGTATACTGTTTCATGCGATATTTCTGCCTGGTCTGTATCCTTGCAGCTGTCTTTATAAATCTGCACGTGTCTCTCTGGTCAGAGGAGGTGCCTTATACGGCTTTCCAGTCCATAGTGGAGATAAACGGTTCCGCAGAAAGGGAAGCGGCCCTCAGGGAACGTCTCTCCGGGATTGGCAGCCTTAATGGCAGGCTCCTGTTTCTGGAAGAAGCCGCCCGGCATGAGGTCCTAAAGGACCTATCCGATCGCATACGGCTCGAGTTACTCCTTTTAGGCGGTAGAACGGAAGAAGCCGAAGAGCTGCTTGTTTCTCTCGGAGAGATTGAATCGGAGCTTGGCGTCCGTCTGGCTGTTAATCACGGAAAAATTCCGCTTTCTGAGAGCGGGGAGGATTCTGCTGTTCCCGGTCTTAATCGCCGCAGCCTGAAGGTTCTTGCAGAAAGCAGTCCCGGCAGTCCTGAATATTATGCCGCCCGGCGGGGTATGATTTTTTCCGCTGCCTTTTTACTCTCCCCTTATTTCACCGCTGAATCAGAATCTGGTCAGGATCATTCTCTTAGTGAGAAAACTGCTCTCTCAGACAGTGCAACCTCAGCCGACGGAGAGATGATCAGCATTCAGGTTGGGGCGTTTTCAAGAGAACAGAACGCTTCTGCTCACATCAGCTACCTTTCAGAGAGAGGAATAGGCGCCGAAATCCTGGAGCAGAAACGCCAGGATGGCACAACGGTCTACAAGACGATCATTCCCGGGATTCCCCAATCATCGGCCCAGCGGGAACTGATCCGCTTAAAAGAGAAGGGAATCGAAGGGTTCATTCTTTATTGATCTGGTCTTTCGAAGAATCGATGGTCTCAATCTGTTCGTACTGAATAAAGCTTGCATCATCGGGCACAAAGCCGCGGACTCCCACCTTGCCGGGGATCAGGTAGACAGTACGGATAATCTCCTGCTCCCGTTGTTCTTCAAGATAATCCACCTTGTAAACCTGCCGTTTTTCAATCAGTCCTGCATCACTGAGAAAAACCAGTTCCAGAATAAGGTTGCGGTTATAACCGGCACCGGAAAAGTAGAGGGCGTAGCCTCCGTTCCTCTCTCCATCGTTATCCCGGTACTGAAAGCGCGGTTCATCAAATACTATTGAAACCCCGGCTTCATTGGTAAATACACCGGAAAGATAAAAAGGCAGATCCTGGCTGGTCGTACTGTCAGGAAAAAAGATGGACTGCACGTCGCCGCTGATCCGTTGGTACTCCCCGCTCCAGGTATCGTTAATGTCGCTGGTCCAGATATGAATATTGTGAAGGTCTTGTACAGTAATTGACAACTGTTTCCGGATATAGCGGATAAGGTCGTTGGCGCCAATTATGTAGAGCTGATTATAATTGGTCCGGTTTGAAGCCTGCCAGATATATTCTTCCTGTACATCTCCTGAATAGTTGGCGAAAATTTTGTTGTCCGGATGAAAATAGAGCACCGAATGAGTGACCCTGCCGGACGCGTCCTGACGTGTTTTAAGCCAGGGGCCCTGGAGAAAGGTTTCAAAATCCTTCTCATTTGAGCGGAAAAGACGGCTCAAGCGCTCGTCTTCAATCTTTTCCCCCTGAACCTGTTCCCGCATCACCTGGGCGTAAGAGTTCTCCTGATATCGCCAGTAATAGGTGGTTTTTATCAAATCGCTTAAATTCTCGGAGTTTTCATCCTGTTCATGGGTCACAATCGGAAAACTCTTGCCGTTTTTCTGTCCGTTATAATAGGCCTGTTCCCGTTCTATTTGCACAATCTCAATTGAGCCGCGCACCGAAAGGGATGATATCTGGGAAAAATGAAGACCAAAACCGCTGGAACTCAGACTTTTCCGGTAAACCCGCAGCAGCTGGTTTCCGCTCTCAGGATCGGTGCCGGTACATAGAATTTCAGGAATATGGTCTCCTACCAGGTCGATAAAACTCATTGAAAAACTCATGGTGTTGGAGATATCGGCCGACGCTTCCCACGCAGGAAAATAGCTGTCCTGTATTGCGTCGTAATCGGCAACAAGCAGTCGAATAGAAGAACCGGACAGGTCGTTTCGCCGGTAGGCAATGATCTGCTCTTCAATCTGGTCAATGTCGAGGTTCTCGTTAACAATCTGGATTATTTCACTGTTGGCAGGCAGATCGATTTTTGGCTGGACTTCGTCTTCCTGCAAAGAACCTGAAAGTGCCATAGCCAGCTGCTCATCAGAAGATCCCCCGCCTGAGGGGGTAACTATGACAGGTTCGGTGGATGCTTCCACCGGTTTCGTGTCCTGGCGGCAGGAAACGGCAAAAAGAACAGTGAGAATACACAGGGTGAATAGGGACAGTTGTTCCTTCATAAGAATGGAATTGTAACGCAAAACAGAAGCTCAGGCAATTGTTCCGGGAAAATGAACGGCAAGGTCCTGGAGTACCAGCGTGTGTATCTGGTCAAGCGGGCAGGGAGATTTGAATCCTGCCGCTGTACGGTGCCCGCCGCCGCCGTACTTCTGGGCTATCCTGGAGACATTAATGTTTCCCTTTGACCGCAGTGAGCATCGCAGCAGGCCTTCCGTGTTCTCCTTGAAAAAGACGCTGACCCGTATCTTTTCTGACTGGAGAGGTATGTTAATCAGGGTGTCCGCCTCCTCATAGAGTGCACCAGCAGCTGCAATCGTTTCTCTCAGCATCGTCAGGACAGCAACATGATGATCGTAATGGAGTTCCAGACTGGACAGGACCCTGGCCTGCAGTTTCAGGGAGGATATCGAGTTGCTCTCATATATGGCAGTATACAGGCTGTTTGGATTTGCTCCTGCCCGTACAAGCTTCTCTGCAGCACTGAAGGTAAAAGCGGTTGTTTTTGGATACACAAAACAGCCAGTGTCATAAATAATGCCGGTGTACAGGGCTATCGCCATCTCTTTTGATATGGCAATCCCCAATTCCGACATTATTTTAAAAAGGATTTCGCATGTCGAGGAAGCTGAAGCTTCAATGACCCTGCCGCTGCTTATATCCTTGCCGCTCTCGTGGTGATCAATAATGAAGTACTCGGCGGTGTGGGGAAGAAGGCTTTCTGCTACCTCTCCAATGTTGTGGATATCGTTAGTATCCAGAATGAGCAAAACGCTGTCAGATTCCGGTTTTTCGTCCAGATCCTGGATAAGCTCAACTGTTCCAGCTGTGTAAAGATACCGGTATTTATCAGGAACCGGATCAGCGTTGATTATCCTTACCCGTTTTCCAATCGAGGTAAGAGCATGGTACATGGCGATTTCGGCACCTATCGCATCCCCGTCCGGTGTCTCATGACAGGTTATGAAAAAGATATCGTAGGTATCAATAAGCCTCTTGAATTGCGAAAAAGCCATGGTATCGGGTTTTCTACTTCCTGCGTAAAAATGTCAGGCCCTTGTACTTGCCGTAGCGGTCTTTTATCTTCATGGGCTTACCCAATACATTTCCCCTCATAGACCCTCCCAAAAAAAGGTCCTCCTTGTCGGTGTTGATAAGCAGCTCGTCCCCCTCGCTGTGAAGCGTGGCCAGGACTTCTCCTGTTTTGTGGAGACCAACATCAATACCGCTTATTCCTTCGGAGATAAAGAGTTTTTCTTTGGCTGGGAGGCTGATATATTTTTTCTTGTCTGTTTCTTCCCAGTCAATTTCTATTTCCAGCTTACGTCCTCCCCTGAAAAACCCTTTGCTGATCAGTATGATAAGCAGTGCAATCAGAATAAGTACCAGCAGAGCCGCAATCAGATATGGCCAGTAGCGGGACATGAACCCGGGCGCTGCTACTGATGTAGTAAATATCGCCGGGGTAAAAACGGTGCCATGAGAAAAATCGGCCCTCATTTCCACATCCCTGGAGGCGAGTTCCGCAGCGGCATCGACAAATAGAGGAATTTCGTATTCTGTATCGCTTTCCGGAGGGACAGGTAGTTGAATATTTTCTGCTGCCGTAAACTCTTTTCCATCTATAGTTACATACAGCCTGCGGATGTGTATTGTCTGCTCCGCCTCGTAGCCGCTGCTATTGAGGGATAAGAGAAGACTGCTTTTGCCCTCTCTGGAGAATGCCCGGGCCTTCGGAGTGCCGCTGATGCGTACTATTCCCAGAAGCTCTTTGGTGCTTTCTGCCAGATCTTCCGCCAGATGCTCCGAGGGTTCTCCCTGTTCTGTTTCAGTTTCAACTTCCGTATACGTACCGCTCAGGGTTTCCGCCAGCTCCCGGGCAGCACTGCCGGCGCCTAAACCGAGAATGTGGACCTTCCACCCCTGCTTTTGAATCACCTTGCTGTTTTCCAGAAACCGATGGTTGAAGCTCCCATCGGGGGAGTAATATTTGCTTTCCGGAGGGGCCTCCTGAATACCGTCTGTAACAAGAAGCATATAGCGGCGTCTGTCGCGTTCATCGTACCGTTTCAGGGTTTCCTGGAGGGTATCAAGGGCGTTCCCAATGTCTGTAAAATGTCCGTCTGCAATGACGCTCCGCAGCTTTTGGGTAAGATCTTCCCTGTTTTGCAGGCCGACCTCTTCGGCGAGCAGGAGCTCCGCGGTACCGTAAAACTGTATAACAAGAAAAAAGTCTCCGGGAATAAGGGTTTTCTCTACAAGTTCGTCAACAACATATTCCTGTACGGAGTCTATCTCCTCTATCATGGACAAGGATTTATCAAGTACCAGGAACACATCAATGTTCTCGTCCCGTTGATCTGCTGACAGATGAAAAAGTGAGAAAATTGACAGAATGATTATAAGGATGGGGTTATTAGAGATATTAGAAATATGAGGATTGAATCGTTCAGCTTTTTTCATAATATGCCACACCTTACTCTCTTTTTAAGTATACTATCATGTGCTGAATCTTAAACATAGCGAAAAAAATCAAAAAAAAAAAAAACGTGCTTGATATTTCCGATAGCATGTTGATAATCTTATAGAGAACAATGATGTAAGGAGAGTCCCATGGGAAGCATAGATCTACCGAAAAGTCCGATGGTTTTTCACCCGGAAAAGCGAAGCGCAGTGGGTTCGCGAAACTCTCTCGCCCAGGAAAGCCGTGATCAGCAGGCCGAAGTAGACCGACTTCTCGAGGAAGAAGTCGATAAGGTTGTTAACCACGTAAACTCGAAACTGCCGAAAGAGGTCCTGGAACGGCTCGATGTAATGGGCGGGCTGAAAGAGAAGGTTTATAACTACTTTAACCAGAACTACCAGAATATGTTTAACCGTTACATCGTCACAACTGAAGACGAGATGGTTAAAAAAGTCAGGAATTTCATTGACCGTGAAGAGATGAAGGTCCTGACCCGGTATACGCCGAAGGAGATTGCCGCTCTTCTCGACGAGGTAGGAGGAACCGACAGATTCAATACCGGGGAGATTGAAAAATCCATCGTTAACATGTATGGGCACCTGCAGGGTCATATCCAGCGGGGCGTTAACGACCTGGAGAACCTGACCAACTCCCTGTTGCGTCAAAAGACCGATGTCGGTGCTTTTATTCGCGGCGAGAATGCTTATTCGGTTGTAAAATGTGCCTTTAAAGACAACATTTACAAACCCAAGGCTGTTGCGGATGTTAAACTTTCGGTTAACATTCTCGATTCCGAGCTTATAAGCCCGATCTTTCACTATCAGGTAACTGTTGAGTACCTTATTAAGGACCTGATCTCCAAGCATATTATGGACAATATCGATAAGGAGATTGAACAGCTCAAGGATCAGCGGATTGATGAAGGCCTGGATGAACTGAACGATTCTGAGATTATCTTCGAAAAGATGAAGCGGGTAGAGAATCACACCTCGGATGACAAGGAAAACCCCAAGTCGAACCGTTACCGCTACTTTGCCAAGACCCTTATGGAGAGAATCGAAGGTCTGCGCGCGGAGATCGATCCCGAAGCCTTCGATCAGCTGAATATCCGGGAGAACCTGAAAGAGATCATCGATATCGAGAATATCCGGAACCGCGGCTACAACACCGCGATCAACTCGATTACTTCGATTCTGGACACATCGAAGATGGGTTACCAGTATATCGAGAACCTCAAGAATACCCGGGAACTCATTATCCGTGAATACGAGGACACCGATTCCAACAACCTGCCGGATGAGCGTTATCAGATCCGGATGAAGTATTACGACAATGCTCAGCTCATCGAGGAACGCAAAGCCTACGATGTAATGATCAAATCCCTCGAGATTGAGGTCCAGCATATCTGGGATGTTCTGGATATGGTCTATGAAGACACCAAATTCTGGAAACGGATTTCTGACTTCAATGATCTTGCCGCGATCTACAAGAACAAGATTCGCAAGAAAATCAAAACCAAGACAGGCGATCCGGTATACGAAGATATCGAAAAGAGCTGGGACGAGATCTCCTTCGTACAGCCTGCGGAAACACAGGTCGAGAAAATGAATCGTACCTATATCTTTGAGAAGGACAAGATCAAGAACCGACTGATCCGGATGAAACAGAAGCTGCAGGATATGTATGGTTTCCGCTATCCGGTTCAGCGCCGGGTTATGGAAGATCGACTGCAGTTCCTGGAGAGGGAGTTCAACAAGTTCGATTACATGATCAACCCTTATCACATACAGCCCGGATTGCTGCTTGACGTTGACATAACTTCGATCAAGCGCAAGAAGGCGACCCTCGACGGTATGGCCAACGTTCTGAATGAGTTCCTCCATGGAGTATCCAAGGGATTCCAGGATGCTGCCTTCGCCGCATTCTCTCGCAGACGTTCTACGGTACGGGAAGACATTGACATGCACTTCTCGTCCACCGCGGAAGAAGAGGCGGCTAAAGAAGCCGGAGGTATGGCCTATCTTGATATGCTGAATACCGATACAGAGCCGGCTTCCGCCCCGGAAGCATCTACCAGCAAAAAGCCCAAGGCAAAATCCAAAGGGGTTGTGGATGCTCCGACAAAGAAAAAGGGAAAACGAGGGCGGCCTCGAAAAAGTAAATCCAAGGATTCTGGACTGACCACTATCTAAGCGGTTTGTTATGCCCCCTCTACCTGAGGGGGTCTCTTTTTTCAGCTGCTCGAAAAGGACAAAAAGATGGGAACTTTACCGTACGCTTATGAACATTTCTATACCCGGGATGGTTTTAATTCTTCCTTAGGTCATTTTCAAGTCGTCTCCAATATACTGCCGGAAATCCAGCAGAAAAATAACCTTGCTGATCAGTTAAATCAGATGATTGCAGAAAACAAACTGAATCAGAATCAGTTAGCTCCGATTGTCTATGCACTATTAGTAGACAAATTCGGATATGCCTGTGATTCCTGCAATCTCAAGGACACTGTAGATTCTTTTGACAGTCTTCATGAAGCTGTCTCCGGATGGCATGCTGCAGACCTTGTTATTACATACATACATCCGGAGCTTGGTTACCTGACCGTAAATCCGAAAAACCGAAATCATTGGGACTCTGTCGGAAGTTTGCGAAAAAACGAAATTGTCACCGTTTATGCCGGTGGCATGGACAAAGATGTCGACGAAAAAATCGCCGCCAAGGCTGTGGAGACCTTAATAAAATATCTGAACGGGTCGACGGGCAAAACACCGGCAGTACTGACCAAGGGGTCTTTTAAATATTCACCACCGAAAGAGAAAACGGCACCGAAGAAACCTGCAGCCCAGAGAAAAAAAGGAAATGCTGACAGGACTCCGGCCCGTCAGGAGCAGGCTGCTGCCGCAGCTCCTTCTCCCAGGGAAAGCGGCGGCGGAAAGAGGCGTATGACGCCTTTCTATTCGGTACCCGTATCGAATGAGCTTTTTCATAACGGTAATGTTGAGGCCTGGAAGAGAATCATACAGAGTTATCAGGCCAAGCATCCGGGACTCGAGGTATATATCTTTTACGAAGGCGAAAGAATTCATGATATAGCAGCCCTTTTCAAATGGGGAAAGGTCAAGCACGGCAGCACCATTGTTTTTGCGGTTGCTGGAGAAGATATCAAGGATGTTGCAAAGCTCCAGCGTTACCTGCGTCAAGGTGCCAGCCCGAGATTTGAGGATTTTCTCAGGTTCCCGGTAAATACCGTGCTAAATCTGTTCTAAACAAAGCTGGAAAAGGGGAGAATATATGGCCGCCAATAAGAATATCCACTATTTTAGCCGGAACATCCGACCAAAGAATGAACAGGTAATGGAAAAATCCGGTTTGCGGGGCAAGCAGGCCCTGGAATTTGCGTCACTGGACTTGCCAATCTTGCCTGGCTTCATCATAGATGCCGAGATCGCCGCCCATCTTGACGACTTCGATTTTAAAAAACAGACGGGTATCCATCTTAAAAAGTTTGAGGACGTTGTAAAAAAACATTTTGATGATCTGAAAAATCCTTTACTTCTCAAGATTGTTATAAGCCCGAACCTGGCAATTGTTCATTATCCGACATTGCATAATTTTGGTTTAACCGACGACACCATACCGGGATTTTGTGCGTATGTTGGTGAAACCTTCGGGTATCACGAAGTGCTGTTCATGCTGCATGGTTTTCTCGAGATTGAATTGAAGATCGCAGAACTTGAGAAGCGGGAAAAGGAACGTCAGGAACTGAACAAGGCGATTGGAGATCTGAAAAAGATCATTAATGGGGATGCCGGGGAAAAAGAGCTTAAAGCAGCCTTCACTAAATACCGCGGTCTCTTGCCCAAAGAGTTTTTTACCTCCGCCCATTCTCAGATGCAGATTGCTCTGCAGCGCATCAGTCTGATGCTTAAGCTGGATGATCTGGATGACGAGGACGCTGCGATCATGGTGCAGCCCATGGTATATGGAAACTACGGAAGGGACAGCTCTTCAGGCAGTTTTTATACCCGGGATATTGTCAGCGGGGACGATAATCTCCAGGGCTGGTACAATCAGAACGAGTTCGACACAATCGATACCGAAGGTAAAGATATAAATGTAATTGGTCCGGGTTTCCTGAAGGAACTGAAGAAGATAGCAAAAACTGTGGAGGACCACTTCAAGGAGATCCGATTTATCCGTTTTACCATAGAAAACAAACAGGTCTGGCTGATTGAACAACGGCCGGTAATGACAAAGTCTACACAGGCTGACATAAAAACCCTGCTGGATCTGTATAACCGAAAAGTAGTTGATCAGGAATACCTGATTAAAAATATAAAACCGGCACAACTGAATGAGATTCTTCATCCGGTGGTGGATATTAAATCCACTAAGGATTTCGAAGAGATAAGCGGCGGAATTTCCGGTGCTCCCGGTGCTGCAGTGGGAAAGGTTTACTTCACTACTGAAAGCCTTTTGGAAGCCTACAAAAACGCTCAGCTTGAAGGAACGGACACAAAGTTCGTACTGTGTATGCCCGCTACTTTCGCCGAAGACGTAAAAGCCATAGAAGTTGCCACGGGAGTGCTTTCCTGCGAAGGGGGATATTCTGCCCACGCATCAGTAGTTGCCCGGCAATACGGAAAGGTCTCGCTCGTAAAAACGGATATGAGAATCAGCGCTAAAAAGGCAGTTATAGGTAATGTTACCATAAAAGAGGGAGACTACATTACCATGAACGTTCCCCACTATGGTGATCCTCAGATCTTTATTGGAAAAGCCTCCCTTATTGAGCCATCACCTGAGGGCTCGGGACTTTTGGAATACATAGACATTGTTAAGAAGGTTATGAAGGATTTCCACGTTCGTGTTAATGCTGATAATCCTCATGATGCTGAGTTAGCAGTTCGCTTCGGTGCGCAGGGAATCGGACTCTGTCGAACAGAACACATGTTTTTTGACGAAAAGCGCATAAATGTATTTCGTGAACTGATAATCTCCGATAACAAGTCTGATCGTGAAGGGGCCCTGAAAAAGTTAAAGAAGATGCAGGTCCAGGATTTCTCCGGCATCTTCCGTGCCATGGATGGGAAAGAGGTAACTATCCGGCTCCTGGATGCTCCTCTTCATGAGTTCCTGCCCCATAACGATGGGGAAATGGACTTCTTCCTGGAACATCTAAAAGGCCAGAAGAAATATCAGAAACTGACCCGAAAAGAGATAAAATACCGCTGTGATTCCCTGCGGGAGTTTAATCCTATGTTGGGACACCGGGGCTGCCGTATTGCTGTTTCTTATCCCGAGATTTACCGCATGCAGATTGAAGCAATTTT from Marispirochaeta sp. carries:
- a CDS encoding LapA family protein, translating into MPWRLIFVVLLIGIVLFFVGFNIENRADVSFGFHVFSQVPIFISLFVAFLAGILVMLPFTFGFRHKRKIKDKLKREKTEKKERLPKPEGKKNKDLGSIIYEESGPGSDSETKNG
- a CDS encoding SPOR domain-containing protein: MRYFCLVCILAAVFINLHVSLWSEEVPYTAFQSIVEINGSAEREAALRERLSGIGSLNGRLLFLEEAARHEVLKDLSDRIRLELLLLGGRTEEAEELLVSLGEIESELGVRLAVNHGKIPLSESGEDSAVPGLNRRSLKVLAESSPGSPEYYAARRGMIFSAAFLLSPYFTAESESGQDHSLSEKTALSDSATSADGEMISIQVGAFSREQNASAHISYLSERGIGAEILEQKRQDGTTVYKTIIPGIPQSSAQRELIRLKEKGIEGFILY
- a CDS encoding pallilysin-related adhesin: MRYNSILMKEQLSLFTLCILTVLFAVSCRQDTKPVEASTEPVIVTPSGGGSSDEQLAMALSGSLQEDEVQPKIDLPANSEIIQIVNENLDIDQIEEQIIAYRRNDLSGSSIRLLVADYDAIQDSYFPAWEASADISNTMSFSMSFIDLVGDHIPEILCTGTDPESGNQLLRVYRKSLSSSGFGLHFSQISSLSVRGSIEIVQIEREQAYYNGQKNGKSFPIVTHEQDENSENLSDLIKTTYYWRYQENSYAQVMREQVQGEKIEDERLSRLFRSNEKDFETFLQGPWLKTRQDASGRVTHSVLYFHPDNKIFANYSGDVQEEYIWQASNRTNYNQLYIIGANDLIRYIRKQLSITVQDLHNIHIWTSDINDTWSGEYQRISGDVQSIFFPDSTTSQDLPFYLSGVFTNEAGVSIVFDEPRFQYRDNDGERNGGYALYFSGAGYNRNLILELVFLSDAGLIEKRQVYKVDYLEEQREQEIIRTVYLIPGKVGVRGFVPDDASFIQYEQIETIDSSKDQINKE
- a CDS encoding bifunctional oligoribonuclease/PAP phosphatase NrnA, which translates into the protein MAFSQFKRLIDTYDIFFITCHETPDGDAIGAEIAMYHALTSIGKRVRIINADPVPDKYRYLYTAGTVELIQDLDEKPESDSVLLILDTNDIHNIGEVAESLLPHTAEYFIIDHHESGKDISSGRVIEASASSTCEILFKIMSELGIAISKEMAIALYTGIIYDTGCFVYPKTTAFTFSAAEKLVRAGANPNSLYTAIYESNSISSLKLQARVLSSLELHYDHHVAVLTMLRETIAAAGALYEEADTLINIPLQSEKIRVSVFFKENTEGLLRCSLRSKGNINVSRIAQKYGGGGHRTAAGFKSPCPLDQIHTLVLQDLAVHFPGTIA
- a CDS encoding vWA domain-containing protein is translated as MKKAERFNPHISNISNNPILIIILSIFSLFHLSADQRDENIDVFLVLDKSLSMIEEIDSVQEYVVDELVEKTLIPGDFFLVIQFYGTAELLLAEEVGLQNREDLTQKLRSVIADGHFTDIGNALDTLQETLKRYDERDRRRYMLLVTDGIQEAPPESKYYSPDGSFNHRFLENSKVIQKQGWKVHILGLGAGSAARELAETLSGTYTEVETETEQGEPSEHLAEDLAESTKELLGIVRISGTPKARAFSREGKSSLLLSLNSSGYEAEQTIHIRRLYVTIDGKEFTAAENIQLPVPPESDTEYEIPLFVDAAAELASRDVEMRADFSHGTVFTPAIFTTSVAAPGFMSRYWPYLIAALLVLILIALLIILISKGFFRGGRKLEIEIDWEETDKKKYISLPAKEKLFISEGISGIDVGLHKTGEVLATLHSEGDELLINTDKEDLFLGGSMRGNVLGKPMKIKDRYGKYKGLTFLRRK
- the cfpA gene encoding cytoplasmic filament protein CfpA, with product MGSIDLPKSPMVFHPEKRSAVGSRNSLAQESRDQQAEVDRLLEEEVDKVVNHVNSKLPKEVLERLDVMGGLKEKVYNYFNQNYQNMFNRYIVTTEDEMVKKVRNFIDREEMKVLTRYTPKEIAALLDEVGGTDRFNTGEIEKSIVNMYGHLQGHIQRGVNDLENLTNSLLRQKTDVGAFIRGENAYSVVKCAFKDNIYKPKAVADVKLSVNILDSELISPIFHYQVTVEYLIKDLISKHIMDNIDKEIEQLKDQRIDEGLDELNDSEIIFEKMKRVENHTSDDKENPKSNRYRYFAKTLMERIEGLRAEIDPEAFDQLNIRENLKEIIDIENIRNRGYNTAINSITSILDTSKMGYQYIENLKNTRELIIREYEDTDSNNLPDERYQIRMKYYDNAQLIEERKAYDVMIKSLEIEVQHIWDVLDMVYEDTKFWKRISDFNDLAAIYKNKIRKKIKTKTGDPVYEDIEKSWDEISFVQPAETQVEKMNRTYIFEKDKIKNRLIRMKQKLQDMYGFRYPVQRRVMEDRLQFLEREFNKFDYMINPYHIQPGLLLDVDITSIKRKKATLDGMANVLNEFLHGVSKGFQDAAFAAFSRRRSTVREDIDMHFSSTAEEEAAKEAGGMAYLDMLNTDTEPASAPEASTSKKPKAKSKGVVDAPTKKKGKRGRPRKSKSKDSGLTTI
- a CDS encoding putative PEP-binding protein, producing MAANKNIHYFSRNIRPKNEQVMEKSGLRGKQALEFASLDLPILPGFIIDAEIAAHLDDFDFKKQTGIHLKKFEDVVKKHFDDLKNPLLLKIVISPNLAIVHYPTLHNFGLTDDTIPGFCAYVGETFGYHEVLFMLHGFLEIELKIAELEKREKERQELNKAIGDLKKIINGDAGEKELKAAFTKYRGLLPKEFFTSAHSQMQIALQRISLMLKLDDLDDEDAAIMVQPMVYGNYGRDSSSGSFYTRDIVSGDDNLQGWYNQNEFDTIDTEGKDINVIGPGFLKELKKIAKTVEDHFKEIRFIRFTIENKQVWLIEQRPVMTKSTQADIKTLLDLYNRKVVDQEYLIKNIKPAQLNEILHPVVDIKSTKDFEEISGGISGAPGAAVGKVYFTTESLLEAYKNAQLEGTDTKFVLCMPATFAEDVKAIEVATGVLSCEGGYSAHASVVARQYGKVSLVKTDMRISAKKAVIGNVTIKEGDYITMNVPHYGDPQIFIGKASLIEPSPEGSGLLEYIDIVKKVMKDFHVRVNADNPHDAELAVRFGAQGIGLCRTEHMFFDEKRINVFRELIISDNKSDREGALKKLKKMQVQDFSGIFRAMDGKEVTIRLLDAPLHEFLPHNDGEMDFFLEHLKGQKKYQKLTRKEIKYRCDSLREFNPMLGHRGCRIAVSYPEIYRMQIEAIFEAAYTLRDEKIKVLPEIMIPLIMNADELKLIVYGKKIEGDYYEGLTSVAEAIRKEKGGKELPYKIGTMIELPAAALSAGEIARYAEFFSFGTNDLTQTSLGLSRDDFNSFMPDYTQFDILNGNPFQQLDKNVKELIQTAVRRGLMTRPKLSTGLCGEHGAVPENISFCMEAGLDYVSCSVYSVPIAMLAVVQFELERKEAAAG